From Anaerohalosphaera lusitana, one genomic window encodes:
- the rpe gene encoding ribulose-phosphate 3-epimerase, giving the protein MARKRLPEVGSFEVSPSILSGDFSNLQSEIKEVEAAGLNMLHLDVMDGHFVPNLTFGPPVVAKMRKHTDMVFDTHLMITNPEKYAKPFVDAGSDHITFHVEVVDDPAEFIKYLHGLGATCGVTLNPETPVETVEKVAPLCDMVLVMTVHPGFSGQEYIAAAAKKIVTIREIVGPNIRIEVDGGISPETVPEVVGFGADTFVAGSAVFGKSNRAKAIRYMLDAAEEAKSRLGK; this is encoded by the coding sequence ATGGCTAGAAAGAGATTACCTGAGGTGGGCAGTTTTGAGGTTTCGCCTTCGATCTTGTCGGGAGATTTTTCAAATCTGCAGTCTGAGATCAAAGAGGTTGAGGCTGCGGGTTTGAACATGCTGCATCTGGATGTGATGGACGGGCATTTTGTGCCGAATCTGACTTTCGGGCCGCCGGTGGTGGCGAAAATGCGGAAGCATACGGATATGGTGTTCGATACGCATTTGATGATAACGAATCCGGAGAAATATGCGAAGCCGTTCGTTGATGCGGGGTCGGATCATATTACATTTCATGTGGAAGTAGTCGACGATCCTGCTGAGTTTATAAAGTATCTGCACGGGCTTGGGGCAACCTGCGGTGTTACGCTGAATCCGGAGACGCCCGTGGAGACTGTGGAGAAAGTCGCACCGCTTTGTGATATGGTACTGGTGATGACGGTGCATCCGGGATTCAGCGGACAGGAGTATATTGCTGCGGCTGCGAAAAAAATCGTGACGATACGCGAGATCGTCGGGCCGAACATTCGAATCGAGGTTGACGGTGGGATCAGTCCGGAAACTGTGCCGGAGGTGGTCGGGTTCGGAGCGGATACTTTTGTGGCGGGCAGTGCTGTTTTCGGTAAGTCCAATCGTGCAAAGGCGATACGTTATATGCTGGACGCAGCGGAAGAGGCAAAATCGCGGCTGGGCAAGTGA
- the hisC gene encoding histidinol-phosphate transaminase: MSYVRENIERMKGYTPGFQPEGLDVVKLNTNENPYPPSERVLEAVRGITAEQLRRYPQPLGDKFRIAASGVLGVEPDNIMCTNGGDDLLTIAFRAFCDEKRAVIFPGPTYSLYPVLAHIQDCAAWEVDFDDEELYDNLADANEALTIICNPNAPSGKQIEPAKIGELAERLDGVLLVDEAYADFAEQDCVGLVRELDNVMILRSMSKGYSLAGIRFGYCIASAELIGELLKVKDSYNVDAVAIEAATAAIEDQDYFRSNVMKVVAERQRLTKNLRELGFAVEDSSTNFVLAQISKPSAKDIYEELARRNIFVRYFDLPKLKDKLRVTVGTPEQNDALLGALKDITGNEE, from the coding sequence ATGAGCTACGTACGCGAGAATATCGAGCGGATGAAGGGGTACACGCCGGGTTTTCAGCCCGAGGGGCTGGACGTGGTGAAGCTGAACACGAATGAGAATCCTTACCCCCCTTCCGAGCGGGTGCTGGAGGCTGTGCGCGGAATCACGGCCGAGCAGTTGAGACGGTATCCGCAGCCGCTGGGCGATAAGTTCCGGATCGCAGCGAGCGGTGTGCTGGGGGTGGAGCCGGACAATATCATGTGCACGAACGGCGGGGACGATCTGCTTACGATCGCGTTCCGGGCGTTCTGCGACGAGAAGCGGGCGGTGATCTTTCCGGGACCGACTTATTCGCTGTATCCGGTCTTGGCACATATCCAGGATTGTGCCGCGTGGGAGGTTGATTTTGATGACGAGGAGCTTTACGACAATCTGGCGGACGCAAATGAAGCGTTGACGATCATATGCAATCCGAACGCGCCGAGCGGCAAGCAGATAGAGCCGGCGAAGATAGGCGAGCTTGCGGAGAGGCTGGACGGGGTGCTGCTGGTGGATGAAGCGTATGCGGACTTTGCCGAGCAGGACTGTGTCGGACTGGTGCGGGAGCTGGATAACGTGATGATCCTGCGGTCGATGAGCAAGGGTTATTCGCTTGCGGGTATACGGTTCGGGTATTGTATCGCGTCGGCGGAGCTGATCGGTGAGCTGCTGAAGGTGAAGGATTCTTATAACGTGGATGCGGTCGCAATAGAGGCGGCTACGGCGGCGATAGAGGATCAGGACTATTTTCGTTCGAACGTGATGAAGGTGGTAGCGGAGAGGCAGCGGCTGACGAAAAATCTGCGCGAGCTGGGGTTTGCGGTTGAGGACAGCTCGACGAATTTCGTGCTGGCGCAGATAAGCAAGCCGAGTGCGAAGGACATATACGAAGAACTTGCAAGGCGGAACATATTCGTGAGATATTTCGACCTGCCGAAGCTGAAAGATAAACTGCGGGTGACGGTGGGAACGCCCGAGCAGAATGACGCCCTTCTGGGTGCGTTGAAAGATATTACAGGAAACGAGGAATAG
- the accD gene encoding acetyl-CoA carboxylase, carboxyltransferase subunit beta, producing the protein MAKKTKSWDGYSLKPRKEMPEGLWLACPSCKEMLFRKTVDKNMGVCPKCEHHFRVDGWTRVNQLVDDGAFEELCSDLASDDPLNFAWKGNNYKDRLEKDRNKGVGNEAMICGKGYIRGRGVMLAVMNFNFLGGSMGLVVGEKLCAAVDQALEEDLPLVVVSSSGGARMHEGVVSLGQMAKTSAALAKFDDAGGLFISVLTDPTTGGVTASFAMLGDVIIAEPKALIGFAGPRTIYQTIKVELPEGFQRSEFLVEHGFVDMIVSRHDLRAEISRLVDYCGKK; encoded by the coding sequence ATGGCTAAAAAGACCAAATCCTGGGATGGTTATTCTCTGAAACCCCGGAAGGAAATGCCCGAGGGGCTTTGGCTTGCGTGTCCTTCCTGCAAGGAAATGCTGTTTCGCAAAACAGTGGACAAGAATATGGGTGTTTGTCCGAAGTGCGAGCACCATTTCCGCGTGGACGGGTGGACCCGTGTGAATCAGCTCGTGGATGACGGGGCGTTCGAGGAGCTTTGCAGCGATCTGGCATCGGATGATCCGCTGAATTTCGCGTGGAAGGGCAACAATTACAAGGACCGGCTGGAAAAGGACCGTAACAAGGGGGTCGGTAACGAGGCCATGATCTGCGGCAAGGGTTATATTCGCGGCCGCGGTGTTATGCTGGCTGTGATGAACTTCAATTTTTTGGGCGGGAGCATGGGCCTGGTGGTAGGCGAGAAGCTATGTGCGGCTGTGGATCAGGCGCTGGAAGAGGACCTGCCGCTGGTGGTTGTGAGCAGCTCGGGCGGAGCGAGGATGCATGAGGGTGTCGTTTCGCTGGGTCAGATGGCGAAAACCAGTGCCGCGTTGGCGAAATTTGACGATGCCGGCGGGCTATTCATATCCGTTCTGACGGATCCGACGACGGGCGGTGTTACGGCGAGTTTCGCGATGCTTGGTGACGTGATAATCGCAGAGCCGAAGGCGCTGATCGGGTTTGCTGGGCCGAGGACGATCTATCAGACGATCAAGGTCGAGCTGCCGGAAGGTTTTCAGCGGTCGGAGTTCCTGGTCGAGCACGGTTTCGTGGACATGATCGTCAGTCGGCATGACCTGCGTGCGGAGATCAGCCGGCTGGTGGACTACTGCGGCAAGAAGTAG
- a CDS encoding phosphoglycerate kinase: MAKKTVADINVQGKKVLMRCDFNVPLDDNGNITNDARITKALPTIKHVLDGGGSLILMSHLGRPKGERNDKFSLAPVAKRLSELLGKDVVFAGDCIGEEVEQKAAGLKDGDVMLLENLRFHKEETIKDKAAKEDAELRKAKDDFAKQIAKLADAYVCDAFGTAHRDNASMYTVPCMMEDKPRVSGFLIEKEIKFLGDTVEAAEKPFVAILGGAKVSDKIGVIENLMRKVDTILIGGAMAYTFAKAKGNKIGKSLCEDDFVEKASTLVEEAKEVGCDILLPVDTVVAQEFKAHAENKVVEGDIEDDWEGVDIGPKTQELFADKLKNAKTIVWNGPMGVFELEPFDKGTKAVARAVADATSQGARSIIGGGDSASAVIGMGLEDKVSHVSTGGGASLEFLEGKKFKVFSILEDK, encoded by the coding sequence ATGGCCAAGAAGACAGTTGCAGATATCAATGTGCAGGGCAAGAAGGTCCTGATGCGCTGCGATTTCAATGTGCCGCTGGATGATAACGGCAACATTACGAATGATGCGAGAATTACAAAAGCTCTGCCGACGATCAAGCACGTGCTGGACGGAGGCGGATCGCTTATACTTATGAGTCACCTGGGTCGGCCCAAGGGTGAGCGGAACGACAAGTTCTCTCTTGCTCCGGTTGCGAAAAGACTGAGCGAGTTGCTGGGCAAGGACGTTGTTTTTGCCGGCGACTGCATCGGCGAAGAGGTCGAGCAGAAGGCTGCGGGACTCAAGGACGGCGACGTAATGCTGCTGGAAAACCTGCGGTTCCACAAGGAAGAGACGATCAAGGACAAGGCTGCGAAGGAAGACGCCGAGCTGCGTAAGGCGAAGGACGATTTCGCAAAGCAGATCGCTAAGCTGGCGGATGCCTATGTCTGCGATGCTTTCGGTACGGCACACAGGGACAACGCTTCGATGTATACCGTTCCGTGCATGATGGAAGACAAGCCGAGGGTAAGCGGATTTTTGATCGAGAAGGAAATCAAGTTCCTCGGCGACACCGTTGAAGCGGCTGAGAAGCCTTTTGTCGCTATATTGGGCGGTGCGAAGGTTTCGGATAAGATCGGCGTGATAGAGAACCTGATGCGCAAAGTCGATACGATCCTGATCGGCGGAGCGATGGCGTATACATTCGCAAAAGCCAAGGGCAACAAGATCGGCAAGAGTCTGTGCGAGGATGATTTCGTCGAGAAGGCCAGCACACTTGTCGAGGAAGCCAAGGAAGTCGGCTGCGATATTCTTCTGCCGGTTGATACGGTAGTCGCGCAGGAGTTCAAGGCGCATGCTGAGAACAAGGTAGTCGAGGGCGATATCGAGGACGACTGGGAAGGCGTCGACATCGGGCCCAAGACACAGGAATTGTTCGCGGACAAGCTCAAAAACGCAAAGACGATCGTATGGAACGGTCCGATGGGCGTATTCGAGCTGGAGCCGTTCGATAAGGGTACCAAGGCTGTCGCACGGGCGGTTGCTGATGCTACTTCGCAGGGCGCGAGGAGCATCATCGGCGGCGGTGACAGCGCGAGTGCTGTTATCGGTATGGGTCTCGAGGACAAGGTAAGCCACGTCAGTACCGGCGGCGGCGCGAGCCTGGAATTCCTCGAAGGCAAGAAGTTCAAGGTTTTCAGCATTCTCGAGGACAAGTAG